The following is a genomic window from Mycobacteriales bacterium.
ATCGATGCCGTCGACGTCGCGCCGGACATCGTCGCGGTCGCCCGTTCCCGGACACCGGCCGCCGGGAACGTCCGATTCCTGGTCGGCGACGTGCTCGACCCGACCCTCGACCTGGCCGCGTACGACGTCATCACCAGCCTGGCCGTCATCCACCACATGCCCCTCGGTCCGGCACTCGACCGGCTGCACGATCTCCTCCTGCCCGGCGGGGTCCTCGTCGTCCTCGGGTGCTACGAGGAGAAGACGAGAAGCGACGTGATCGTGAGCCGGACGGCCTCGATCGCCAACATCGCCATGGGGCTGGCCCACCGGATCGGCCG
Proteins encoded in this region:
- a CDS encoding class I SAM-dependent methyltransferase, whose protein sequence is MSHATESTRRPGLAEVAINAAMRRLQWDHNAHYHRTLLRRIPRRFRRGLDVGCGKGDFARRLARRAGAIDAVDVAPDIVAVARSRTPAAGNVRFLVGDVLDPTLDLAAYDVITSLAVIHHMPLGPALDRLHDLLLPGGVLVVLGCYEEKTRSDVIVSRTASIANIAMGLAHRIGR